Within the Micromonospora citrea genome, the region CCGCCCCCGTGCCGGTGCCGGTGGCTCCCGTGCCGGCGGCGTACGGGTCGCCGATCAGCTCGTCGGTGGGTGCTCCGCCCGCCGGCCGGTCGCCGGGCTCCGTGAACGACGGGGTGTCCCGGTCGGCGCCGCCGCCGGTCATCAGCTGGGGGACGCCGGTGTCGTCCTCGACCGCCGCGGCCACCTCGGGGCTCTCCTCCAGCGGTCGGTCACGGTCACGATCCGTCATATCGCTGCCCTCCTGCCGCCAGGTGGTGTCCTGATCCTCCTCGCGTACCCCACGTGGCGGCGCCCATGCCCGGAACGGCGGGCCGGTCAGCGACCCTCGCCGGGCGGCTCCGACGACGGGGCCGGGGACTCCGGCGGCTGCGCCGGGTTGCGCCACTGCCACAGCAGCATCAGCACGCCGAACGCCAGCATGCCGAGGCCCGCCCAGAGGTTGATCCGCACCCCCTGCGCCTTCTCCACGGCGGTGGCGCCGTCGAAGACGCCGACCAGGGTGACGATCACCCCGTACACCGTGAAGAGACCGCCGATCACCCGACGGATGTCGAACAGCCGCGCGGCGGCGGACCGCCGGCGGGCCTCCTCGGTGGCCCGCACCATGTGGTCGTGCCCCCGGGGGTTGAGGTTCTCCATCGACATGGTCGCGCACCCCTTTCTAGAAGACCGGCAGGTAGAGCAGGAGGGAGAGCACCACCGCGATCAGGCCGAGCAGCACCGGCGACCGCCACCAGACCCGGTCGCCGGCCAGCACGTCGCCCGTCAGGTCGACGTCGCCCGCGCCGTAGACCAGCCCGCGCAGGTCCTCGTCCCGCTTCGGCGCGGTGAACGGGGTGACCACGGCGGCGACGACGGCCGCCGTGACGAACGCGATGCCGGCGCCCCAGAAGCTCTCCTCCAGGTCGGAGTTGAAGTGGATCACCCCGGCCTTGTAGAGCAGGTAGGTGGCCAGCGCGGCCAGGGTGCCGAAGAGCAGGGAGAGGAAGCCGGCCGCCGCGCTCATCCGCCGCCAGAACATGCCGATGATGAAGGTGGCGAACAGCGGCGCGTTGAACAGCGAGAAGAGCGCCTGGATGTAGTTCATGATGTTGCTGAAGCCGGCGGCGATGAACGCCGTGCCGATGCCGACCAGCACGCCGCCGACCGTCGCCCACCGGCCGATGCGGATGTAGTGGTCGTCGGGGCGGTCCCGGCGTACGTACTGCTGCCAGATGTCGTAGGTGAACACGGTGTTGAAGCCGCTGACGTTCGCCGCCATGCCGGCCATGAACGACGCGACCAGGCCGGTCACCGCGATCCCGAGCACGCCGTTGGGCAGCAGGTCGCGCATCAGCAGCGGGATCGCGTTGTTGTAGACCAGGTCGCCGCTCTCCGCGCCGAGCCCCTGCACCGTCACCAGGGCGACCAGGCCGGGGATCACCGTGACCACCGGGATGAGCAGCTTCGGGTACGCGGCGATGATCGGCGTCCGCCGGGCGGCGCTCATGTTCTTGGCCGACAGGGCGCGCTGCACCTCGGCGAAGTTGGTCGTCCAGTAGCCGAAGGAGAGCACGAAGCCGAGGCCGAAGACGATGCCGATCCAGTGCGCGCCGAGCGGGTTGGCGGTGCCGCCCGTGTCCTGCCAGGTGTGCAGCCCCGCCTCGCCCAGCTTCGACTCGCGCACCGCGTCCATCAGGCCGCCGACGCCGCCCACCTTGACCAGGCCCAGGATCGTGATCGGCAGCAGGCCCGCGATGATCACGAAGAACTGGAGCACCTCGTTGTAGATCGCCCCGGAGAGCCCGCCCACCGTGATGTACGCCAGCACGATCAGCGCGCCGACCACGATGGCGACCCAGAGCGGCCAGCCGAGCAGCGCCTGCATGATCAGCGCCAGCGCGTAGAGGTTCACCCCGGCGATGAGCACCTGGGCGGCGGCGAAGCTGAGCGCGTTCAGCAGGTGGGTGGGGCGGTTGAAGCGCAGCCGCAGGTACTCGGGCACGCTGCGGACCTTGGAACCGTAGTAGAAGGGCATCATCACGATGCCGAGG harbors:
- a CDS encoding sodium:solute symporter family protein codes for the protein MDDGGLRLSMNALDYGILALYFVTVLGVGFAARRAIRTSVDFFLSGRSLPAWVTGLAFVSANLGALEIIGMAANGAQYGAMTLHYYWIGAVPAMVFLGIVMMPFYYGSKVRSVPEYLRLRFNRPTHLLNALSFAAAQVLIAGVNLYALALIMQALLGWPLWVAIVVGALIVLAYITVGGLSGAIYNEVLQFFVIIAGLLPITILGLVKVGGVGGLMDAVRESKLGEAGLHTWQDTGGTANPLGAHWIGIVFGLGFVLSFGYWTTNFAEVQRALSAKNMSAARRTPIIAAYPKLLIPVVTVIPGLVALVTVQGLGAESGDLVYNNAIPLLMRDLLPNGVLGIAVTGLVASFMAGMAANVSGFNTVFTYDIWQQYVRRDRPDDHYIRIGRWATVGGVLVGIGTAFIAAGFSNIMNYIQALFSLFNAPLFATFIIGMFWRRMSAAAGFLSLLFGTLAALATYLLYKAGVIHFNSDLEESFWGAGIAFVTAAVVAAVVTPFTAPKRDEDLRGLVYGAGDVDLTGDVLAGDRVWWRSPVLLGLIAVVLSLLLYLPVF